A single genomic interval of Ruminococcus sp. NK3A76 harbors:
- a CDS encoding IS256 family transposase has translation MARRKREPMSEGKKNIIGMLLEEYDIKSAKDIEDALKDLLGGTIQEMLESEMDEHLGYQEYERSDNPDSRNGKKTKKIRGSFGETEIEVPQDRDGSFEPKVVKKRQKDISGIEQKIIALYAKGMTTRQISETIEDIYGFEVSDGMVSDITDRLLPQIEDWQKRPLDEVYPIVFIDAVHFSVRDNGQIRKLAAYVILAVSMTGHKEVLSIHIGENESAKYWLGVLNELKNRGVKDILVICADGLTGMKEAVSAAFPQTELQRCIVHQVRNTLKYVGEKNKKEFANDLKTIYHAPSEDAALEALDCVTEKWEDDYPNAMKSWYKNWDVISPIFKFSADVRKVIYTTNAIESLNSGYRRLNKQRSVFPSDTALLKALYLATHEIAKKWTMPLRNWGKVLGELEIMYPDRIG, from the coding sequence ATGGCAAGAAGAAAAAGAGAACCGATGAGCGAGGGCAAGAAGAACATAATAGGAATGCTGCTTGAGGAATACGACATCAAGTCGGCTAAGGATATTGAGGATGCCCTGAAAGACCTTCTCGGAGGAACGATCCAGGAAATGCTTGAATCCGAAATGGACGAGCATCTTGGATATCAGGAATATGAACGTTCCGACAATCCTGACTCTCGCAACGGAAAGAAAACCAAGAAGATACGCGGGAGCTTCGGCGAAACGGAAATAGAAGTGCCGCAGGATCGTGACGGCAGTTTTGAGCCAAAGGTCGTAAAGAAGCGACAGAAGGACATCTCAGGTATTGAGCAGAAGATAATTGCTCTGTATGCCAAAGGAATGACCACACGCCAAATAAGCGAAACTATCGAAGATATCTACGGATTTGAAGTCAGCGACGGTATGGTATCAGATATCACAGACCGCCTTCTGCCGCAGATAGAGGACTGGCAGAAACGTCCATTGGACGAAGTATATCCGATAGTATTCATCGATGCTGTACACTTCTCAGTGCGTGATAACGGACAGATCAGGAAGCTTGCCGCATATGTGATCCTTGCTGTCAGCATGACAGGTCACAAGGAAGTTCTTTCAATACATATCGGTGAAAACGAGAGCGCCAAGTACTGGCTCGGCGTTCTGAACGAGCTGAAAAATCGCGGAGTTAAGGATATTCTCGTCATCTGCGCAGACGGTCTTACAGGCATGAAAGAAGCTGTATCAGCAGCTTTTCCGCAAACTGAGCTACAGCGCTGCATCGTTCATCAGGTAAGAAATACGCTGAAATACGTTGGAGAGAAGAACAAGAAGGAGTTCGCAAACGACCTGAAAACGATCTATCATGCGCCTTCCGAGGATGCTGCTCTGGAAGCTCTCGACTGTGTTACTGAAAAATGGGAAGACGATTATCCTAACGCTATGAAGAGCTGGTACAAGAACTGGGACGTAATATCACCGATCTTCAAGTTCTCAGCTGATGTCAGAAAGGTGATTTATACCACCAACGCAATAGAGAGTCTTAACAGCGGCTATCGCCGTCTGAACAAGCAGAGAAGCGTATTTCCAAGCGATACAGCGCTCCTGAAGGCTTTGTATCTTGCAACGCATGAGATAGCTAAGAAATGGACCATGCCGCTGCGAAACTGGGGCAAAGTTCTGGGCGAGCTTGAGATCATGTACCCCGACAGGATCGGCTGA
- a CDS encoding helix-turn-helix domain-containing protein codes for MPKGIPNKRYTPEFKIKVVETMQNEKLSYMETARQFDIPQGDKTVAKWERIYLEEGKEGFYVERRGRKSTGRPPKLKKEVEEDLIAEVQRLRAENAYLKKLNALVSERVRQEKKHK; via the coding sequence ATGCCTAAAGGAATACCCAATAAGAGATACACACCCGAATTTAAGATCAAAGTGGTTGAAACAATGCAGAACGAGAAATTAAGTTATATGGAAACTGCAAGACAATTTGACATTCCACAAGGAGATAAGACAGTTGCGAAGTGGGAGCGCATCTATCTTGAAGAAGGCAAAGAAGGATTTTATGTTGAACGTCGTGGGCGCAAATCAACAGGTCGTCCTCCAAAACTGAAAAAAGAAGTCGAAGAAGACCTCATAGCCGAGGTTCAGCGTCTTCGTGCGGAGAATGCATACTTAAAAAAATTGAATGCCTTGGTTTCCGAAAGGGTACGGCAAGAGAAAAAGCACAAGTGA
- a CDS encoding IS3 family transposase, with the protein MIWELRHEHKIGLLIDVAGIPRSTYYYYSKRFNDPKPDKYAVIKEDIRRIYDESKGRYGYRRITKELRKTHRINHKTIQRLMRKMGIFCRVRMKKYNSFRGEVGRIAPNLLERDFKADKPNQKWVTDVTEFALFGVKLYLSPIIDLFNGEVVSYNLSYHPNLNQVTDMLNKAFAKIPENTGLILHSDQGWQYQHKQYQKMLKDKGIRQSMSRKGNCLDNACAENFFGLLKTELLYLQEFSSVEHFISELHSYIVWYNTKRIKLKLDGMSPVEYRLNAA; encoded by the coding sequence GTGATCTGGGAACTGAGGCATGAACACAAGATAGGTCTGCTCATTGATGTTGCCGGTATCCCTCGCAGCACCTATTACTATTACAGCAAACGATTCAATGATCCGAAACCGGATAAGTATGCAGTAATCAAGGAGGATATCCGCAGGATATATGATGAAAGCAAAGGACGCTATGGCTATCGCAGGATAACGAAAGAACTGAGAAAAACGCATAGGATAAACCACAAGACAATTCAGCGATTAATGCGTAAAATGGGTATATTCTGCCGCGTTCGCATGAAGAAATACAACTCATTCAGGGGTGAAGTCGGCAGAATAGCACCAAATCTTTTGGAACGTGATTTCAAAGCGGATAAGCCAAATCAGAAGTGGGTCACAGATGTGACAGAGTTTGCTCTGTTTGGTGTCAAGCTGTATCTGTCGCCCATCATCGATCTTTTCAACGGAGAGGTTGTGTCCTACAACCTGAGTTACCACCCTAATTTGAATCAAGTGACCGATATGTTGAATAAAGCATTTGCAAAGATACCGGAAAACACCGGACTCATTTTGCATTCAGATCAGGGCTGGCAGTATCAGCACAAGCAGTACCAGAAAATGCTCAAAGATAAAGGCATAAGACAAAGTATGTCACGAAAGGGAAACTGTCTTGATAACGCCTGCGCAGAAAACTTCTTTGGATTGCTGAAAACAGAACTTCTCTACTTACAGGAATTCTCATCTGTTGAGCACTTCATTTCAGAACTACATTCATACATCGTTTGGTACAACACAAAGCGCATCAAGCTTAAGCTTGATGGAATGTCACCTGTTGAATACAGGCTCAACGCTGCATGA
- the tnpA gene encoding IS200/IS605 family transposase, with protein sequence MENKSNDTYSLSHTSWKCQYHIVFAPKYRRKVIYGKLKKDIGAILRELCDRKHVNIIEANAMPDHIHMLVEIPPNQRISDFMGYLKGKSTVIIFERYSNLKYKYGNRHFWCRGYYVSTVGGNKNRIAKYIREQEKEDMMYDQISFKEYMDPFKDVKK encoded by the coding sequence ATGGAAAACAAATCTAATGATACATATAGTTTATCACACACAAGCTGGAAATGTCAATACCATATAGTATTTGCACCAAAGTACAGAAGAAAAGTGATATACGGGAAACTAAAAAAGGATATAGGGGCAATTTTACGAGAACTGTGTGACAGAAAACACGTAAACATAATAGAGGCAAATGCAATGCCCGATCATATCCATATGCTTGTAGAGATACCACCAAATCAGCGGATAAGCGATTTTATGGGGTATTTGAAAGGAAAGAGCACAGTGATAATATTTGAACGCTATTCCAATCTGAAATACAAGTACGGGAACCGACATTTTTGGTGCAGAGGATATTACGTTAGCACTGTTGGCGGAAACAAGAATAGAATAGCGAAATATATCCGAGAACAGGAAAAGGAAGATATGATGTATGACCAAATATCATTTAAGGAATACATGGATCCTTTTAAAGACGTAAAGAAGTAG